The following proteins are encoded in a genomic region of Ornithinibacillus sp. 4-3:
- the phnX gene encoding phosphonoacetaldehyde hydrolase — MRKIKAVIFDWAGTIVDFGSMDPVVALKNVFKSFQIDVSYELVRESMGKHKKDHIRDILTSASSASQWESIYHQSWTEEDVEMVYQSFNKELIHVLSTDAEMLDGVLELFQALRERGIKIGSSTGYRKDMLDLIINQITDERLLPDFIVTASEVEKGRPYPDMILKNLELMDIKDKQQVINIGDTSVDILSGLNAGVFSAGVLIGSNQMGLSKEEFQSLNEKEKEEIISNTQKKFEQSGANAIARQIGDVLEIINDLERN; from the coding sequence ATGAGAAAGATTAAAGCTGTAATTTTCGATTGGGCAGGAACAATTGTAGATTTTGGAAGTATGGACCCGGTAGTTGCTTTGAAAAATGTCTTTAAGTCATTTCAGATTGATGTAAGTTATGAATTGGTAAGAGAATCGATGGGAAAGCATAAAAAAGATCATATTCGAGATATTCTTACGTCGGCTTCTAGTGCTTCACAGTGGGAGAGTATTTACCATCAAAGTTGGACAGAAGAAGATGTGGAGATGGTTTATCAATCATTTAATAAAGAATTGATACATGTTCTATCAACCGATGCAGAAATGTTAGATGGTGTTTTAGAGTTATTCCAAGCTTTAAGAGAACGGGGAATTAAAATTGGTTCATCAACAGGTTATCGAAAAGACATGCTTGATCTTATAATCAATCAAATCACAGATGAAAGGTTGCTGCCAGATTTTATTGTAACAGCTAGTGAAGTGGAAAAGGGTAGACCTTATCCAGATATGATTTTAAAAAATTTGGAGCTAATGGATATAAAAGATAAACAGCAAGTAATCAATATTGGGGACACAAGCGTTGATATTCTTTCTGGATTAAATGCAGGTGTGTTTTCAGCTGGCGTACTGATTGGGAGTAACCAAATGGGACTTTCTAAGGAAGAATTCCAATCTTTAAATGAGAAGGAGAAGGAAGAAATCATAAGTAATACGCAAAAGAAATTTGAACAATCTGGTGCAAATGCGATTGCTCGCCAAATTGGAGATGTACTTGAAATTATTAATGATTTAGAAAGGAATTAA
- a CDS encoding phosphonoacetaldehyde reductase codes for MAKFYNPVKLYFENSGMVQLKEDLKDINAENILIITWNKALFATDSILLNLLPPQVYKKIIAFDQSNPDMEDILAMSEEIKDFSFDFILAVGGGSVIDISKSLVALKHQEFETIEQLRDIIVNGKYEIGLEEIPMLAIPTTSGTGSEVTPWGTIWDREFNKKYSISSSKLFPAYALILPELTMKLPLRSTISTGLDALCHATEAYWSMHSNPISRSYSLQAIAMILQQLERNDFALDNYEIRKQLAMGSVLAGLSFSNTRTTACHSISYPLTLHYNIDHGIAVSMTLGKMFEHNQQRIIDLPSLLSAFQVEDVKDVEKRIIEIYKKYDIPFRLMDYQVKRSDLSIIASQSFTKGRMDNNPVDLTEHDIEQLLNSII; via the coding sequence ATGGCAAAATTTTATAATCCTGTAAAACTATATTTTGAGAATAGTGGAATGGTGCAGTTAAAAGAAGATTTAAAAGATATAAATGCAGAAAATATATTAATTATTACTTGGAATAAAGCATTATTTGCTACTGATTCTATTTTACTTAATCTACTTCCTCCTCAAGTATATAAAAAAATAATTGCATTCGATCAATCAAATCCAGATATGGAAGATATCCTTGCAATGTCTGAAGAAATAAAGGATTTTTCATTTGATTTTATCCTTGCAGTTGGTGGAGGTAGTGTGATTGATATTTCAAAAAGCTTAGTTGCATTAAAGCATCAGGAGTTTGAAACGATAGAACAGCTTCGAGATATTATCGTTAATGGTAAGTATGAAATTGGTTTGGAAGAAATTCCAATGTTAGCTATCCCAACAACTTCTGGAACTGGATCAGAGGTAACACCATGGGGAACGATTTGGGATCGAGAATTTAATAAGAAGTATTCTATCAGTTCTTCAAAGTTATTTCCTGCTTATGCATTGATTTTGCCAGAATTAACGATGAAGCTACCGCTAAGGAGCACCATTTCAACAGGGCTTGATGCATTATGTCATGCGACAGAAGCATATTGGTCAATGCATTCAAATCCGATATCTAGAAGTTATTCTCTTCAAGCGATTGCAATGATTTTACAGCAATTGGAACGAAATGACTTTGCATTAGACAACTATGAGATTAGAAAGCAATTGGCCATGGGAAGTGTACTTGCAGGATTGTCTTTTAGCAATACAAGAACAACAGCGTGTCATTCCATTTCTTATCCTTTGACACTTCATTATAATATCGATCATGGTATTGCGGTCAGTATGACATTAGGAAAGATGTTTGAACATAATCAGCAACGTATCATTGATTTACCAAGTCTATTGTCAGCATTTCAAGTAGAGGATGTGAAGGATGTAGAGAAGAGAATCATTGAGATTTACAAAAAGTATGATATACCGTTTCGTTTGATGGATTATCAAGTAAAAAGAAGTGATTTATCAATTATTGCTAGCCAATCTTTTACTAAAGGAAGAATGGATAATAACCCAGTAGATTTAACGGAACATGATATTGAGCAGTTACTAAATTCAATTATTTAA
- a CDS encoding ABC transporter substrate-binding protein, with protein MRKNVTLKNKSKIIFSIFSVMLALFLVACSDSDSGEKSSNNGNSTASGSETGSDTPLKNMEELKIGAQTLPSTLDANASVSNAGIQVYYNIYDTLIMREPHAEELEFIPGLAEEWEQTDDLTWELKLRADVKFHDGTTMTAEDVAYSLNRVINEEDPSYATSHAYLLANIEEAEVVDDLTVRLHTFKPEPLMEHLLSDPNAGISAKAYSEEVGLDKASLEPVTTGPYKVTSFEPDQSIVLERFEDYWGEEAPFEKVTFTLIPEISSRATALQNNEVDFVTSIPADQEQIFEGNDSLRLIGTTYPMYHIYRFNMSNPIVADPNVRAALDYAIDRQTIVDTIWEGKAEAATSFQFEDYGEPLYLSDVENIEFDLEKAKELIAASDYDGETIEIYNTTNYYTYADLAAQTVIEMWKEIGVNAQLVEVESLSSVPNEEKEIRTWSNPLYYIDPMGVIERHWSPVGESVNSGDFIPSDEYIEQFEIARYSADENERADALRKMQEFYREETPYIYLYKPYEAIAMKENINYEIPSKLRAHTLGLRAGEISVNSTQ; from the coding sequence ATGAGAAAAAATGTAACGCTTAAAAATAAATCGAAAATTATTTTCAGTATCTTTTCGGTAATGTTAGCTCTCTTCCTTGTTGCTTGTTCGGATTCTGATTCAGGAGAAAAGTCTTCAAATAATGGAAATTCTACAGCTTCTGGATCGGAAACAGGTAGTGATACACCTCTAAAAAATATGGAAGAATTAAAAATTGGTGCACAGACTTTACCAAGTACATTGGATGCAAATGCGTCAGTATCTAATGCAGGAATTCAAGTTTACTACAATATTTATGACACATTAATTATGAGAGAACCACATGCTGAGGAGCTTGAATTCATTCCTGGTCTTGCAGAAGAATGGGAGCAAACAGATGATTTAACTTGGGAGCTCAAATTACGTGCGGATGTGAAATTTCATGATGGTACAACAATGACTGCAGAAGATGTTGCTTATTCATTAAATAGAGTAATTAATGAAGAGGATCCGAGTTATGCAACATCTCATGCTTATTTACTAGCGAACATAGAAGAGGCTGAAGTGGTAGATGATTTAACAGTAAGATTACACACATTTAAACCAGAGCCCTTAATGGAGCATTTATTATCAGATCCAAATGCAGGAATTTCTGCTAAAGCCTACTCAGAAGAAGTTGGCTTAGATAAAGCAAGCTTAGAGCCAGTCACAACAGGACCCTATAAAGTAACTTCGTTTGAACCAGATCAGTCTATCGTATTAGAAAGATTTGAAGATTATTGGGGAGAAGAAGCGCCCTTTGAAAAAGTGACCTTTACATTAATCCCTGAGATTTCTTCACGTGCAACAGCTTTACAAAATAATGAAGTAGATTTTGTTACAAGTATACCTGCAGATCAAGAGCAGATTTTTGAAGGGAATGACTCTCTTCGTTTAATAGGTACAACTTATCCAATGTATCATATTTATCGATTTAATATGAGTAATCCAATTGTTGCTGATCCTAATGTAAGAGCAGCATTAGACTATGCTATTGATAGACAGACAATTGTTGATACGATTTGGGAAGGTAAAGCAGAAGCAGCAACTTCATTTCAATTTGAAGATTATGGTGAACCTTTATATTTATCTGATGTAGAAAATATTGAGTTTGATTTAGAAAAAGCAAAAGAATTAATCGCAGCATCAGATTATGATGGTGAAACAATTGAAATCTACAATACTACAAACTATTACACTTATGCAGACTTAGCAGCACAAACAGTTATTGAAATGTGGAAGGAAATTGGTGTGAATGCTCAACTAGTAGAAGTAGAAAGCTTGTCTTCTGTACCTAATGAAGAGAAGGAAATAAGAACATGGTCTAACCCACTTTATTATATTGATCCAATGGGGGTTATTGAGAGACATTGGTCACCAGTTGGTGAGTCAGTAAATAGTGGAGATTTTATCCCTTCGGATGAGTATATAGAACAGTTTGAAATTGCCCGTTATAGTGCAGATGAAAACGAGCGAGCAGATGCATTAAGAAAAATGCAAGAATTTTACCGTGAAGAAACACCTTATATCTATCTGTATAAACCATATGAAGCTATTGCAATGAAGGAAAATATAAATTACGAAATTCCATCTAAATTACGAGCACATACTTTAGGTTTACGTGCAGGAGAAATAAGTGTTAATAGTACACAGTAG
- a CDS encoding ABC transporter permease codes for MFSYILKRTLFSLATIFLVLVFVFVAARVTGNPAEIMYPDGMEPGQLEQYNEKYGLDKSYPEQFYSYMKNAFRGDFGQSIVERRPVTDVIIPRLGETLKLGSIALVTSIVVGILLGIFIALNRGNIIAKAINNFMSLIYAVPGFIIAIFLMLLFSFQLNILPSQGGGSVLNYIMPVICLSVGPIVSIAKHVRTGVLDTLNQEYIRTAVAKGIGRKRVIYGHAFRNALIPTLTITGMVFVDIMAGSMIIETVFSWPGIGMTLINSVLNRDFPIIQFSIVLISAVVVVVNYVLDVLYMIVDPRIGKGGNA; via the coding sequence ATGTTTAGCTATATTTTAAAAAGAACACTTTTTAGTTTAGCAACCATTTTTCTAGTACTTGTTTTCGTCTTTGTAGCTGCTCGCGTGACAGGAAATCCAGCAGAAATTATGTATCCAGATGGAATGGAGCCCGGGCAGTTAGAACAATACAATGAAAAATACGGTTTAGATAAAAGTTATCCTGAACAATTTTATAGTTATATGAAAAACGCATTTCGTGGAGATTTTGGTCAAAGTATTGTAGAAAGACGGCCTGTAACAGATGTTATTATACCAAGACTTGGTGAAACATTAAAACTGGGTAGCATTGCATTAGTTACTAGTATAGTAGTTGGGATTTTATTAGGAATCTTTATCGCATTAAATCGTGGAAATATTATTGCAAAAGCGATTAATAATTTCATGTCATTGATCTATGCAGTACCAGGCTTCATTATTGCGATATTTTTAATGCTCTTGTTCAGTTTCCAATTGAATATTTTACCTAGTCAAGGTGGGGGTTCAGTACTGAACTATATTATGCCTGTTATTTGTTTGTCTGTTGGACCAATAGTAAGTATTGCAAAACATGTACGAACTGGTGTGTTAGACACATTAAATCAAGAATATATTCGTACGGCAGTAGCAAAAGGTATTGGCAGAAAGCGTGTAATTTACGGACACGCTTTCCGCAATGCGCTTATTCCTACATTAACGATTACAGGGATGGTATTTGTAGATATTATGGCTGGTTCGATGATTATAGAAACAGTTTTCTCATGGCCGGGAATAGGAATGACATTAATAAATTCGGTGTTGAATAGAGATTTTCCGATTATACAATTTAGTATTGTTCTTATTTCAGCAGTAGTCGTAGTTGTTAACTATGTTTTAGACGTTTTGTATATGATAGTAGACCCTCGAATCGGTAAAGGAGGGAACGCATAA
- a CDS encoding ABC transporter permease: MKQAISSMPLFIKICFIIVLTVIIGAIFASLISPYDPNAQVLLDRNKHPSFAGGDMANIFGTDELGRDIFSRLLYGAQVSIAMALVGLIFGSIIGVVLGLTSGYFGGWWDRLVMMAVNFQQSIPFTLVILIGVIIFGRGIPVLMIFIGIAKWESYTRFVRGLVLSLKEKQFIEAAQSYNASSFRIMFKHIFPALTSSLIVLITLNFPGVLLLESSLSFIGIGVQPPTATLGQMVGAGRNYLTTNPWIAVMPAIIIVILSYSVQSIGEWLRDKLDVKKADN, from the coding sequence ATGAAGCAAGCTATTTCATCCATGCCACTTTTTATTAAAATATGTTTCATCATCGTACTCACTGTTATAATTGGAGCCATTTTTGCGAGTTTAATTTCTCCCTATGATCCGAATGCGCAAGTACTTCTAGATAGAAACAAGCATCCATCCTTTGCAGGTGGTGATATGGCTAATATATTTGGTACAGATGAACTGGGAAGAGATATTTTCTCCCGACTTCTATATGGTGCTCAAGTTAGTATTGCCATGGCATTAGTAGGATTAATTTTTGGAAGTATTATTGGTGTTGTTCTCGGACTAACATCCGGATATTTTGGTGGCTGGTGGGATCGTCTAGTCATGATGGCTGTTAATTTTCAGCAATCTATTCCATTTACATTAGTGATTTTGATTGGAGTAATTATTTTTGGTAGAGGAATCCCAGTGTTAATGATTTTCATCGGAATTGCGAAATGGGAGTCCTATACTCGTTTTGTTCGAGGACTTGTACTAAGTCTGAAAGAGAAGCAATTTATTGAAGCAGCCCAGAGCTATAATGCTTCATCATTTCGAATTATGTTTAAGCATATATTTCCAGCTCTTACTTCTTCTCTAATTGTGTTGATTACGCTTAATTTTCCTGGTGTTTTATTGCTAGAATCCTCTCTTTCCTTTATCGGGATTGGCGTACAACCTCCAACAGCAACACTAGGTCAAATGGTTGGAGCTGGCAGAAATTACTTGACAACAAATCCATGGATTGCAGTAATGCCTGCGATTATAATTGTGATTCTGTCTTATAGCGTGCAAAGTATTGGTGAATGGCTACGGGATAAACTTGATGTTAAAAAGGCTGATAACTAG
- a CDS encoding ABC transporter ATP-binding protein — translation MKTVLKVEDLKVGIKGKKSITYPIQNVSFDINVGESLALVGESGSGKSMTAMSIMGLLRSWNSHLNTEIDGKIEFTTKAGKTHQLTEIDDRAYDLIRGKDLSIIFQEPLYALNPVISIGKQIGEVIWAHEKASKKEVEQRVVSLLKRVGIPDPENRMHDFPHQFSGGQLQRVMIAMSIACDTSCLIADEPTTALDVTIQKQILNLLKQLQKEEKLSILLITHDLGVVSQFADKVAVMFAGTIVEYGYVEKVFKNPIHPYTKLLLESIPTLETEPGVRLRTKKDFLSDEGKKKGELVFDPDHRQENYHLKLIEKEHYVSNSFTREVTV, via the coding sequence GTGAAAACAGTATTAAAGGTAGAAGATTTAAAGGTTGGTATTAAAGGAAAAAAATCAATAACATATCCTATCCAAAATGTCAGCTTTGATATTAATGTCGGAGAATCCTTAGCACTTGTAGGGGAATCAGGTAGTGGTAAGTCGATGACTGCCATGTCGATTATGGGGTTATTACGTTCATGGAATAGCCATCTGAATACAGAAATCGATGGGAAAATTGAATTTACAACAAAGGCAGGAAAGACACATCAGCTAACAGAAATTGACGATAGAGCTTATGACCTTATCCGAGGAAAGGATTTAAGCATTATTTTCCAAGAGCCTTTATATGCATTAAATCCAGTTATTTCAATTGGGAAGCAGATTGGAGAAGTTATTTGGGCCCATGAGAAAGCTTCTAAAAAAGAAGTTGAACAAAGGGTCGTCTCTCTTTTAAAACGTGTTGGTATTCCAGATCCAGAAAATCGTATGCATGATTTTCCACATCAATTTTCTGGTGGCCAATTGCAGCGAGTGATGATTGCTATGTCAATTGCTTGTGACACTAGCTGTTTGATAGCAGATGAGCCAACAACAGCACTTGATGTTACGATTCAAAAGCAGATTTTAAACCTTTTGAAACAATTACAAAAAGAAGAAAAGCTTTCTATTCTGTTAATCACCCATGATCTAGGAGTTGTTTCTCAATTCGCAGATAAAGTAGCAGTCATGTTTGCAGGAACAATCGTAGAATATGGATATGTAGAAAAGGTATTTAAGAATCCGATTCATCCTTATACAAAATTATTATTAGAATCTATACCTACCTTAGAAACAGAACCAGGTGTTCGTTTACGAACGAAAAAAGATTTTCTTTCCGACGAAGGGAAGAAAAAGGGAGAATTGGTATTTGATCCAGATCATAGGCAAGAGAATTATCATTTGAAATTGATAGAGAAAGAACATTATGTATCCAACTCTTTTACTCGGGAGGTTACTGTATGA
- a CDS encoding ABC transporter ATP-binding protein — MTDPILEVKNLKIYYNTKSNIFSKGASGQNKAVDDVSLKINKNEIHGLVGESGSGKSSLARAVMGLSPITEGRILFNGNDISNRKHGKDRVKIQMIFQDPNSSLNPNMRIKEILEEPIIVNRLMRKDEIMPRLLELMELIDLPVSYLDRYPHQLSGGQRQRVGVARAMTTDPELIIADEPTSALDVSIQAQLLNLLYELKEQKGLSILFISHNLAVIRYISDYISVMKKGEIVETGKALEVFNQPEHPYTKKLISSIPTLKKFS; from the coding sequence ATGACAGACCCGATTTTAGAAGTGAAAAATCTAAAAATCTATTATAATACGAAATCTAATATCTTTAGTAAAGGAGCCTCAGGGCAAAATAAAGCAGTGGACGATGTGAGTTTGAAAATCAATAAAAATGAAATCCATGGATTGGTTGGCGAATCAGGATCAGGCAAAAGTTCATTAGCTAGAGCTGTCATGGGCCTTAGTCCAATAACAGAGGGACGAATTTTATTTAACGGAAACGATATCTCAAATCGCAAACATGGTAAAGATCGTGTCAAGATCCAGATGATCTTCCAGGATCCAAACAGTTCGTTAAATCCGAATATGAGGATAAAAGAAATTTTAGAAGAACCTATTATTGTCAATCGTTTAATGAGAAAAGATGAAATTATGCCACGATTGTTAGAGCTGATGGAATTAATTGATTTACCAGTATCCTATTTAGATAGATATCCACATCAATTATCTGGTGGACAAAGGCAGAGGGTTGGTGTAGCAAGGGCAATGACAACAGATCCAGAGCTAATCATTGCAGATGAACCAACTTCTGCACTTGATGTATCTATTCAGGCTCAGCTATTAAATTTGCTTTATGAGCTAAAAGAACAGAAGGGATTATCCATTCTATTTATATCGCATAATTTAGCTGTTATTCGTTATATTTCTGATTATATTTCTGTCATGAAAAAAGGGGAAATTGTAGAAACAGGTAAAGCTCTTGAGGTTTTTAACCAACCTGAACATCCATATACAAAAAAACTAATAAGCTCCATTCCTACACTAAAAAAGTTTTCATAA
- a CDS encoding CehA/McbA family metallohydrolase yields the protein MKKFEISLQTVDLEKEPSVENQFIFEIKNVTDTVQNSVICLQTPLYTIPFEYLEIDIVDLEPNQTKQIDLNYQFTYGGRYVFYFWEKDAQLDTLDKTSFFIPGSGFYSGDVHNHSFYSDGKSTLTENRASMLDKGHSFLYSTDHNTLEHGKEIIEFQRTEEAEEFLHMVGWEFTSKHGHALAYGAEELYDPTKITEKHNLEQWQTYVDAMNRDNGIVFLAHPYEAPKYEFSDDVLMQIKDINGIEVWNGLNHHALSYQNRKAFEMWDALNRKGEEQYIGNAVSDAHTKEKQGKPYIKGYLNTLTQDSIHQLLKSGCFIGSNGPEITFEIENAQIGETYYIAEEKKTVKFSFTVFDPAGHIENIILYKNVKDKGQRKAEKVLEIYPVGKSERRFWKEVCYMDVSPNEFYRLEVVTAFGIVAYDAEANIQDKGFAYTNPIWISRVKND from the coding sequence ATGAAAAAATTCGAGATCAGTTTACAAACAGTGGATTTAGAGAAAGAGCCTTCTGTTGAAAATCAATTTATCTTTGAAATAAAAAACGTAACTGATACAGTACAAAATAGTGTAATTTGTTTACAAACTCCACTATATACTATTCCTTTTGAATATTTGGAGATAGATATTGTAGATTTAGAACCAAATCAGACGAAACAGATTGATTTAAATTATCAATTTACATATGGAGGAAGGTATGTATTTTACTTTTGGGAAAAAGATGCCCAGCTAGATACTTTAGATAAAACAAGCTTTTTTATTCCAGGTTCAGGATTTTACTCAGGAGATGTACATAACCATTCCTTTTATAGTGACGGGAAAAGTACATTGACGGAAAATCGTGCATCTATGCTTGATAAAGGACATAGCTTTTTATATAGTACTGATCATAATACATTAGAACATGGAAAAGAGATCATTGAATTTCAACGGACAGAAGAAGCAGAGGAATTCCTACATATGGTTGGTTGGGAATTCACATCCAAGCATGGTCATGCCTTAGCGTATGGTGCAGAGGAGCTTTATGATCCAACAAAGATAACGGAAAAGCACAATTTAGAACAGTGGCAAACATATGTAGATGCGATGAATCGGGACAACGGAATTGTCTTTCTTGCCCATCCGTACGAAGCTCCAAAATATGAATTTAGTGATGATGTTTTAATGCAGATTAAAGATATAAATGGAATTGAAGTATGGAATGGTCTCAATCATCATGCACTAAGTTATCAAAATAGAAAAGCATTTGAGATGTGGGATGCATTGAATAGAAAAGGTGAAGAACAGTATATTGGCAATGCCGTTTCTGATGCTCATACAAAAGAAAAGCAAGGGAAACCATATATTAAAGGATATTTAAATACGTTAACACAGGATTCGATTCATCAGCTTTTAAAGAGTGGTTGTTTTATCGGTTCTAATGGACCAGAAATCACCTTTGAAATAGAAAATGCCCAAATTGGAGAGACTTATTATATAGCTGAAGAGAAAAAGACTGTAAAATTCTCATTTACTGTATTTGATCCTGCTGGGCATATAGAAAATATTATTTTGTATAAAAATGTCAAAGATAAAGGACAACGTAAAGCGGAGAAGGTTTTAGAAATTTATCCAGTTGGAAAGTCAGAACGAAGATTTTGGAAAGAAGTATGCTACATGGATGTTTCACCAAATGAATTTTATCGTTTAGAAGTGGTTACTGCTTTTGGTATTGTCGCATATGATGCGGAAGCAAACATACAAGATAAGGGGTTTGCCTATACTAATCCAATTTGGATTTCTCGAGTGAAAAATGATTGA
- a CDS encoding DUF3021 domain-containing protein, which produces MLIRKALLRGGRPFIIMGAIALYYQGSYEDAKGTFMSSLIAFSVGAATVIYNIDHWSFPKQSGIHFLIMLVTVYPILLFSGWFEISTVFDAFKVFFYFVSVGIVIWLVMIALAKKFSWCTNAGNFVRSDY; this is translated from the coding sequence ATGCTAATTAGAAAAGCTCTTTTAAGAGGAGGCAGACCTTTCATTATTATGGGAGCAATTGCTTTATATTACCAAGGAAGTTATGAGGATGCTAAAGGAACATTTATGTCCAGCTTAATTGCTTTCTCTGTTGGTGCAGCAACTGTTATATATAATATTGATCATTGGAGCTTTCCGAAGCAAAGTGGTATTCATTTCTTAATCATGCTAGTAACGGTTTATCCTATTCTATTATTTAGTGGCTGGTTTGAAATTTCCACTGTCTTTGATGCTTTTAAAGTTTTTTTCTATTTTGTATCTGTTGGAATAGTAATTTGGCTTGTTATGATTGCATTAGCCAAAAAGTTTTCATGGTGTACTAATGCGGGGAACTTTGTTAGATCTGATTATTAA
- a CDS encoding NADPH-dependent FMN reductase, protein MTKIGIITGSTREVRVNLQVAEWVKNFADARGVNAEFEIIDIKESGLDRFNEAVPPLMTNKEYATDAHKTWSKKIDACDGFIFVTPEYNKNIPSGLKDHLDYLGSEWHHKAAGIVAYGSTLGIAASLALRTTLANLKVATVEPQGAFSLFNDFEEMKTFRPMDVHKPRFGELIDDVVAWSTALKTVR, encoded by the coding sequence ATGACTAAAATTGGTATTATTACAGGAAGCACACGTGAGGTACGTGTTAACTTACAAGTTGCAGAGTGGGTTAAAAATTTTGCAGATGCTAGAGGAGTAAATGCAGAATTTGAAATTATAGATATTAAAGAAAGTGGACTTGATCGTTTCAACGAGGCAGTTCCACCACTTATGACAAATAAAGAATATGCAACAGATGCACATAAGACATGGTCGAAGAAAATTGACGCATGTGATGGTTTTATCTTTGTAACACCAGAGTACAATAAAAATATTCCTTCAGGTCTTAAAGATCACTTAGATTACTTAGGTTCAGAATGGCATCATAAAGCAGCTGGTATTGTAGCTTACGGCTCTACACTAGGTATTGCGGCTTCTCTGGCATTACGTACAACATTAGCAAACTTAAAAGTAGCCACAGTAGAACCTCAAGGTGCATTTAGCTTATTTAATGACTTTGAGGAAATGAAAACTTTCAGGCCAATGGACGTTCATAAACCAAGATTTGGTGAATTGATTGATGATGTTGTTGCTTGGTCAACAGCTCTTAAAACTGTAAGATAA
- a CDS encoding winged helix-turn-helix transcriptional regulator, whose protein sequence is MTHQLTGENCGELQVALDIIVGKWKPVILFHLMRNEKLRFSELQRAIPQITKKMLTSQLRELEYNDIIHREVYQQVPPKVEYSMTEYGNGLIPLLESMRGWGMEHLKHMEELHGKDKIELTEI, encoded by the coding sequence ATGACTCATCAATTAACAGGTGAAAATTGTGGAGAGCTTCAAGTTGCATTAGATATTATTGTTGGTAAATGGAAGCCGGTAATTTTATTTCATTTGATGCGAAATGAGAAATTGCGTTTTAGTGAACTACAAAGAGCTATTCCACAAATTACTAAGAAAATGTTAACTTCACAATTAAGAGAATTAGAATATAATGACATCATTCATCGCGAAGTCTATCAACAAGTACCTCCAAAAGTAGAGTACTCCATGACGGAATATGGAAACGGATTAATTCCATTATTAGAATCCATGAGAGGATGGGGAATGGAGCATCTAAAACATATGGAGGAATTACACGGGAAAGATAAGATAGAGTTAACTGAAATTTAA